One Anaeromusa acidaminophila DSM 3853 genomic window, GCTATAGAAATTTTGTCTCTTGACATAAAGGAGGTGGAAACGATGGCCAATGTTTGCGAAATTTGCTCCAAGGGTGAAGTTAGCGGCTTCAACGTCAGCCACTCCCACTTGAAAACCAAGCGCACCTGGAAACCCAACATTCAACGTGTGCGAGCTGTAGTAAACGGAGACATTAAACGGGTCAACGTTTGTACTCGTTGCTTACGTTCCGGAAAGGTGCAACGCGCTATCTAAGCGATTGTTGCCTTAAATAAAAGCGGAGCTGGATTATCCAGCTCCGCTTTTATTTTTTTATTCGCAGTTATCTCCGTCTTCATCCCCCAGCGCTTCAAGGCGCAATGCGGCTAAAGACTTGCTATCAAAGTTATATTTTTCCGTGCAAAAATGGCAGACTATCTCGGTTGTACCCTCTTGTTCCATTGCCGCCAATTCTTCAGCACCTAAACTAATAAGCATAGCTTCTACTTTTTCCCGCGAGCAAGGGCAGGAAAAGAGCAGTTCCTGGCGGTCATGAATTTTCAAAGGCAAACCCGCCGTTAATGCTTGTAGTAATTTTTCTGCTCCATCCTCTTCAAGCAGCACTGTCGATACCGGCGGCAACTTGCGCAGATTTTCTTCTAATTGGGAAATTTCCTCATCCGTCGCTTCTGGCATCGGCTCTACAAAAAAACCTCCTGCCGCTTCCACTTTTAAGTCCGTCTGGATACGCACGCCCAAAGCTACACTAGAAGGCGTCTGTTCCGAAATATACAAATACTCGGTAATGTCTTCCGCGATTTCGCCGCTCACCAAAGGACTGGTACCCGTAAAAGGCTGCTTCAAATTAGTAAACCGGGTCACAAACAACTGCCCCTGACCTACGCCAGCCCCTACCGGCAGTTTACCTTGCTCGTTTAAAGGAAGATCCGCCTGCGGATGAGTCACATAACCGCGAACAGTGCCATTGCCATAAGCATCAGCCACTAACTCGCCCAACGGACCGTCTCCTTGCACACGCACGGTAATGGCTTCGTTGGTTTTTAGTTTGGCCGCCAAAAGCAAGCCGCCTGTCATCAAGCGTCCCAATGCGGCCGTAGCTAACGGAGACAATTGATGGCGACGTCTGGCTTCCTCTGTCAGTTCCGTCGTTACTGCCGCAAAAAGACGAATGCCTCCGGCGGTCGCTCGCAATAAATAATCTGTCATAACTTTTTCTGGTTCCTTTCCGGCTTACAAAGCCATGGTCTGATAAATTTCTCCTGAGTCCACATACCGAATCGAAAGGCTGCCATTTTCCAATACAGCAAAAGTACCGCGTTTTTCCACTGTTTTCGGCATGCACGGAGACCCTGGATTCAAAAAAACGCAAGATTCTTTTTTCTCCAGCACCGGCAAATGCGTATGCCCTTCAATAAATAGCTGCACTTTATACTTTTTTGCCAGCGCTTCTTTTTCCGCAATCGATTGCCTATGTCCATGAGAAAGCAAAATACGTATTCCTTCCCACTGGACAAAAGCAAAAGGATTTTGAATCGGCGCTTCCAGCACCATGCCGTCTACTTCTGCATCACAATTGCCAGCAGCAAACACTATCGGCACCGGACAAGCATTCAATTCTTTCACCAATTCCGCCGGCTGATACTCAGCAGGAATTGT contains:
- the rpmB gene encoding 50S ribosomal protein L28 is translated as MANVCEICSKGEVSGFNVSHSHLKTKRTWKPNIQRVRAVVNGDIKRVNVCTRCLRSGKVQRAI
- the hslO gene encoding Hsp33 family molecular chaperone HslO — protein: MTDYLLRATAGGIRLFAAVTTELTEEARRRHQLSPLATAALGRLMTGGLLLAAKLKTNEAITVRVQGDGPLGELVADAYGNGTVRGYVTHPQADLPLNEQGKLPVGAGVGQGQLFVTRFTNLKQPFTGTSPLVSGEIAEDITEYLYISEQTPSSVALGVRIQTDLKVEAAGGFFVEPMPEATDEEISQLEENLRKLPPVSTVLLEEDGAEKLLQALTAGLPLKIHDRQELLFSCPCSREKVEAMLISLGAEELAAMEQEGTTEIVCHFCTEKYNFDSKSLAALRLEALGDEDGDNCE
- the yfcE gene encoding phosphodiesterase → MKIGIVSDTHGCVHTWRNVFSYLQDADLILHAGDVLYHGPRNTIPAEYQPAELVKELNACPVPIVFAAGNCDAEVDGMVLEAPIQNPFAFVQWEGIRILLSHGHRQSIAEKEALAKKYKVQLFIEGHTHLPVLEKKESCVFLNPGSPCMPKTVEKRGTFAVLENGSLSIRYVDSGEIYQTMAL